The Thermoanaerobaculia bacterium genomic interval TTCGTTGTCGAGCTCGTCGTGTCCCTTGATCGGCGGGACGTCGAGCGGCGAGGGGAGGTACGCGACGACCGCGTCGAGGAGCTGCTGGACCCCCTTGTTCTTGAACGCCGAGCCGCAGACGACCGGCTGGACGTGGCCGGTGACGGTCGCCTTGCGGAGCGCGACCTTGATCTCCTCGGGGGAAACCTGGCCGCCCTCGAGGTACTTCTCCATCAGGTGATCGTCGGTCTCGGCGATCGCCTCGATCAGGTGCTCGCGGTACTTCTCGGCTTCCTCGCGGAACTCCTCGGGGATGTCGACGACGTCGAATTTCGCGCCGAGGGTCTCGTCCTTGAACTCGATCCCCTTCCAGTCGATCAGGTCGATCACGCCGCGGAGCTGCGACTCGCTTCCCCACGGAATCTGGATCGGCGCCGGTTTCGCATTGAGCCGCGTCTTCATCATCTCGATGCAGCGCGGGAAATTCGCGCCGATGCGGTCCATCTTGTTGACGAACGCGATGCGGGGGACGCCGTACCGGTCCGCCTGCCGCCACACCGTCTCCGACTGCGGCTCGACGCCCGCGACCGCGTCGAAGCACGCGACCGCGCCGTCGAGGACGCGGAGCGACCGCTCCACTTCCGCCGTGAAGTCGACGTGGCCGGGCGTGTCGATGATGTTGATCCGGACGTCCTTCCAGAAGCACGTCGTCGCGGCGGACGTGATCGTGATGCCGCGCTCCTGCTCCTGGACCATCCAGTCCATCGTCGCGGTGCCTTCGTGCACCTCGCCGATCTTGTAGTTGACCCCCGTGTAATACAGGATCCGCTCCGTCGTCGTCGTCTTGCCGGCGTCGATGTGAGCCATGATCCCGATGTTGCGGGTGTCCTTGAGAGAATGGGTGCGCGGCATGGTTCAGTTCACCAGCGGTAGTGGGCGAAGGCCTTGTTGGCTTCCGCCATCTTCAGGGTGTCGTCCTTCTTCTTCATCGCGCCGCCCTTGAGGTTCGACGCGTCGAGGAGCTCGCCGGCGAGCTTCTCCCTCATCGTGCGCTCGCCGCGCGCCGCGGCGTACTCGATGAGCCACCGGATCGCGAGAGACGTCCGGCGGTTCGGCCGGACCTCGACGGGCACCTGGTAGGTCGATCCGCCGACGCGCCGCGACTTCACCTCGAGGGCCGGCTTGACGTTCTCGACGGCCTTCTTGAAGACCTTCATCGGATCGTCCTGCGTCTTCTCGGAAACCATCTCGAGGGCGCCGTAGAGAATTCGCTCGGCCACGCTCTTCTTCCCCTGCTTCATCACGGAATTGACGAACTTCGTGACGAGCTGGGAGTTGTAGACCGGATCGGGCAGGATTTCGCGCTTGGGAACTTCTCGTCGTCTCGGCATCTCTTAAGCCTTCGGGCGCTTGGCGCCGTATTTGGAACGGCTCTGCTTGCGGTTGGCG includes:
- a CDS encoding GTP-binding protein, whose product is MPRTHSLKDTRNIGIMAHIDAGKTTTTERILYYTGVNYKIGEVHEGTATMDWMVQEQERGITITSAATTCFWKDVRINIIDTPGHVDFTAEVERSLRVLDGAVACFDAVAGVEPQSETVWRQADRYGVPRIAFVNKMDRIGANFPRCIEMMKTRLNAKPAPIQIPWGSESQLRGVIDLIDWKGIEFKDETLGAKFDVVDIPEEFREEAEKYREHLIEAIAETDDHLMEKYLEGGQVSPEEIKVALRKATVTGHVQPVVCGSAFKNKGVQQLLDAVVAYLPSPLDVPPIKGHDELDNEVTREPKDDGPFSALIFKIMTDPFVGQLCFLRVY
- the rpsG gene encoding 30S ribosomal protein S7, translated to MPRRREVPKREILPDPVYNSQLVTKFVNSVMKQGKKSVAERILYGALEMVSEKTQDDPMKVFKKAVENVKPALEVKSRRVGGSTYQVPVEVRPNRRTSLAIRWLIEYAAARGERTMREKLAGELLDASNLKGGAMKKKDDTLKMAEANKAFAHYRW